TTCACCCAGGGTAATGCTGGCCCGGGCGCTGGTGCGCCGCGCGCCGCTGGTGGCGGCGGTGGTGGCCGTCGTCCGTTCTTCCGCCGTCGCAAGACCTGCCCGTTCTCCGGTCCGAACGCTCCGGCGATCGACTACAAGGACGTGAAGCTGCTGTCGCGCTTCATTTCCGAGCGGGGCAAGATTGTGCCCAGCCGCATCACCGCGGTTTCGGCCAAGAAGCAGCGTGAGCTGGCCCGCGCCATTAAGCGCGCCCGCTTCCTCGCCCTGCTGCCTTACATTGTGAAGTAAGGAGTAGGAACGATGGAAGTCATTCTGCTGCAGCGCGTCGAGAAGCTCGGCCGCATGGGCGAAGTGGTGTCGGTGAAGCCGGGTTTCGCCCGTAATTACCTGCTGCCCCAGAAGAAGGCCCTGCGCGCCTCCAAGGACAATCTGGCTTTCTTCGAAAGCCAGAAGGTGAAGCTGGAAGCCCAGAACGCCGAGCGCAAGGTTGAAGCCGAAGCACTGGCCAAGAAGATCGCCGACCTGTCGGTGATCATCATCCGCCAGTCCGGCGAAACCGGCATCCTGTACGGCTCGGTCAGCGCCCGTGACGTCGCCGAAGTGGTCACCGCCACCGGCACCGTCATCGAGCGTGGCCAGGTCGCCATCGACACCCCGATCAAGACCCTGGGCCTGTTCAAGGTCCGCCTGGTCCTGCACCCGGAAGTGTCCGTGGCCATCACCGTGAACGTCGCCCGCACCACCGAAGAAGCCGGCCTGCAGGCCGCGCGCGGTGGCATGGTCGCCGGTCGTCGTGATGACGAGGACGAAGAGGAAGAGGTGGTGGAAGCCGCCGATGAGGCCACGGAAGAGACCGAGGCCTGATCCTTCTTCGGATCGGTTGAGTATCGAGACGGCGCGGTCCTTCGGGGCCGCGCCGTTTTGCTTTGTTGCCCAACACCCCTTCCCCGGCTAGCGTCAGCGCCGATACGGTGGACGATGGGGAAACGACGATCATGGCGAATGACAGGGGCGGCATCCGCCAGGCCGCCAAATGGGTGGCGATCATCGGCCTGGGCGGCAACCACGTCCTGGCCTATCAGCAGGCGGTGGACCGCATCCGCGCCCCGTCGCGCGCCATCGCCGACATGGCGGGCGCCATCGGCCAGGTCTTCGGCCGATCACCGGGGGAATTCAAAGCAGGCGACCTCAGCTTCAGCGAAAAGGTCGACCTGTTCGTGAATCCCTACACCTCCATCCGCGACATGGCGCATTGGGAAGGGTTGAACCACCTGCTGTTCTGGCCAGGATTGGCGGCACTGGCCCTGTTCCTGGCGCTGACGTTTGGTGGATCACGACGCGTCATCTAACCGCCTGCCCCCTTTAGCCCCGCGCTTACGAAGAAGTTTCCAAAGAGTAAGCGAAAAGAATATCACCGCCAGACGTGGCGTAGGCGATGGTATATCCGGCATAAACTGGAACCTTAACAGCCGTCCCAAGCGAAATCTTCTCAACAACTATATTGCCGTGGTTTATCTGTAGCGTGCTACCGTTGCCACCACTCTCGAAATTTATGCTGAGCGTTCCCGCCGCGCCTATAATTATATTGCCGGAGGAGGCCGCTCCCCCATTGATCGCCACCCCCCATAACGGAGCGGAAGAGGCATCTTCTGATTTTCCAACGCTCTCCGTGACCATATTTCCAGTCTCCTCGATTCAGGGGAATATTACGGCGAGAATTTAATAGTCACATGCGCCTTACTAATTGTAAATCATCTAACCATGATGGATGAGGGGCGCTTCCCGGCAGGGCAGTTGATCTTGAGGATGCTACTCTTGATCACGGGCCCTGAAATGACGAGCCATGCCATGGACTTCCAATCACCCTGCAGGTTCGGCAAGCAATGAAGGCCCGCGGCGCGTTTTTGGCGTCCTTGGCCGCCATACTCGTCTTTCTGCTCTTCTTTCAGGCTTCGGCGGGAAGCCCGCCGCGCGCTGACATCACCCTTAGCCTCCAAGGCGCCAGCCTGCGCGCCGACTATCGCCTGGACCAGCCGGTCACCAGCCTGCACCTGGGCCAGGGGCCTGTCGCCTGGCAGAACCCGGTGTGGCGGGTGGCGACGCCGGGCATGGTGCTGCAGAACCAGGAGGTCCGGGCGGCGGACGGCCGGGCGTTCAAGGAATTCACCCTGGTGGTGAATGAGGACCGCCGGGTGGTGGACCGCACCTACCCGGTGCTGATCCGCCTGGGCGATGGCGGTTTCCTGGTCTACGGCCCCTTCCTGCGGGCCACATCCGGCACCGCAACCCTGCTGGCGAAAGGATCCGTCCCCACCTTGCCGGACGGTGACAGCGCCCTGCGCGGCTACGTCTTCGTGGGCGCCCCCAATTACATCGCACCGGTGGACGCCCGCCGGCCGGACCTGGGCCGGCTGGTGGCGCGGCCCGACCTGCCGCCGCAATGGAAAGCGGAGGTGGCGCCGGGCCTGGCGGAGGCGCTGGCCTATTACCGCCAACGCCTGCCCCTGCGCGATGGCGTCACACCCATCGTCGTCTACAAGGACCGGCCCGACCCGGTGCTGCGCGGCAATGTCACCGGCGGCGGCATGCTGCTGTTGCAGGTGGGGGGCGTCTGGCGGGTGCCCCGGCTGGAGATTCGACCGGAACGCAACCGCCTGCTGGCGCACGAGGTGTTCCACCTGTTCCTGCGCCGGCACGACAACGCCGATTTCCCCGACTGGATGAACGAGGGTGCGGCCGATTACGCCGCCGGCCTGGTCATCCGCCACGGCGCACCACCCAGCCTGGGGGAGGTGCAGTTGCAACTGGACCTGTGCGTCACCAGCTTGGCCGACCGGCCACTGGACAGCCCGACCACCGTGGCCCGCAACCGCATGCCCTATGCCTGCGGCTTCGTCGCCCACTGGATCGTCGACACCGCCCTGCGCCAAGGCCCCGGCCGTGCGGGCGGCAACGACACCCGCCTGTTCGCCCTGTGGGCCGACATGGCGGCGCGCGACGGTGCCACCGCCGGGGACGCCCTGCGCCAGGCCGTGGCCCCCTCACCCGCCGCCGCCAGGGCGCTGGCCCTGCTGCTGACGGGCAGCGGCGGGGACCGCTGGCCGCAATGGGCCGCCGCCATCACGCAGATGGGCGTGGCGGCCCGGTACGTGGGGGGACAGGACCCCCGGGTGGTGGTGGCACCCTAAGCCGCGCGGATGCCGTTCAGGAACTGGTCCACCGCCTCGCGCAGGCGATTGGCATCGCCGGTCAGGCCGTGCGCCGCCGCGTGCATGTCGGACACCGCCCGGCCCGTCTCACCCACCGCGGCCGAAACCTCAGCCACGTTGAGAGACACGTCGCGGGTGGCGTCCGCCGCCTGGCGGACGTTGCGGCTGATCTCCCCGGTGGCGGCGGCCTGTTCCTCCACCGCGGCGGCGATGGCGGTCGACACCTCGCTCATGTCGCGGATGGAATGGCCGATGGTGCCGATGGCGCCCACCGCCTGGTCGGTCGCCTTCTGGATGGCGGTGATCTGCGCGCCGATCTCCTCCGTCGCCTTGGCGGTCTGGCCGGCCAGTTGCTTCACCTCGTGCGCCACGACGGCGAAGCCCTTGCCGGCCTCACCGGCCCGCGCCGCCTCGATGGTGGCGTTCAGCGCCAGCAGGTTGGTCTGGCTGGCGATGTCGGTGATCATCTTGACCACGTCGCCGATGCGGCGCGCGGCCTCCGCCAGGCTGGCCACGGTCTCGTTGGTCTGTGCCGCCTCACCCACCGCCCGGGCGGCCATGGCGCTGGAATGGGCAACCTGCTGCCCGATTTCACGGACGGAGCTTTCCATCTCTTCCGTCGCGGCCGACACCGTCTGCACGTTGCCGGAGGTCTGTTCCGCCGCCGAGGCCGCGGCCACCACCTGACTGGAGGTGGCATCCGCCATGCCGCCCAGGGCGCCGGCGATCTGCGTCAGGTGGCCGGAGGACGCGTTGACGGACTGCAACACCTCCTGCACCTGGCGGTCGAATTCACCCACCAGGGCATCGACGGCACGGGCGCGGCGTTCGCGCCCCTCATGCTCCTGCCGCTGCGCCTCTTCCAGGCGCTGTCGCTCCAACGCGTTGTCGCGGAAGATGGCCAGCGCGCCAGCCAAGTCGCCGATCTCATCCCGGTTGTCGGCATAGGGGATGTCGGCGGCCAGGTCGCCCTTGGCCACACGCAGCATCACGCCGGTCATGGCGGTCATGGGGCCGGTGACGCGGCGGGTCACCATGACCATGCCGGCGGCCCCCAGCAACAGGCAGATGACCACCAGGGCGCCATCCACCGCCAACCGCACGGCGGCGGCCGTGCCCTGCGCCTGCGCCAGGCTGTCCGCCGCGTCCAGCGCTGCGGTGGAGACGGCGGCCAGCACCTCGAACGAGGCATTGGAACGGGCCATCCACTGGTCCAGGCTCACGGGCGACGGCGTGCCGGCCAGCACCGCCTTCTCGATGGTCTCGTGCAGGCCCAGCACTTCCTTGAAATACGCGGCATCGCCGGCGGCGATGGCCTGGCGCACGCTGTCGGGAATGTCCTCGCGCAGGCTCAGCGCCTTGGTCAGGCGCCAGCCGGCCTCCAATTGGCCGCGATAGCCGGCGGACTGGATCTGCATGGCCGGGGTGTAGGGCTGGCCCTGCAAGGCGAACATCAGCAGGTTGCGCTCCAGGCCCGCCGTGTCGCGGGTGACGTAAGCCGCGTCCTTCAGCGCGATCAGGCTGGCGAAGGCCGGGCTTTCATGGCTGATGCGGGCGCCCACGCTGGTGCCCGCCTGTTCCAGCTTGCCCACCAGGGCGTCGGTCGCCGCCGACCAGTTCTTGAACAGGTCGGCCGGGCGCTGGTCCTGCGGCTGGGCCACGGCGGCATCGGCAACGGCGCGCACCTCATCCAGGGCCTTGCGCGCGGCCTTCAGCGCCGGTGCGCTGACACCATCACCGCAATCCAGCACGGTGCACTCGGCGATCACCTCATCCATGGCAGCGTTGGATTTGGCGCGCAGCGCCATCACGTCGGCCATGGCGGCGGGGGAGGCCAGGGTCTTTTCAGGAATCAGGCGCTTCACGGCGCCGCGCTCCAGCCGGGTGCTTTGCAGGGCGCGAAAGACGTCGCCCACCGCGTCGCCCATGCGCGCGGCGCGCGCGGCCCGGCGATAGTCGGTGTAGGCGCTTTCCGTGGCGATGCCCAGCACCACCACCAGCACAGCCAGCAGGATGCCCAGCACCGCGTTCAGCAGGACGGCGATACGCACGGACTTGAAAAACCCTGAACCCTTGAATTGCCCAGACACCCCGGTACCCCCTGGCCCGCTGGTCCCGACGACGGCCGGAACATCAATGCAGGTCTGCCACCTAAGCTTGGGCGAACGAGGTACCCCGGACCACCTATACGGAAGGATCGGATTGGCTCGGGGGCTGCACCGAAAGCTGATCGAACAGGGGCCGGATCAATGGCGTGAGGCGGCGGATTTCCTGACGATGGGCCAGCGACAGGGCGGCCAGCACCGCCTCCGCCGCCGGGGTCAGGCTCAGCACCACCTGGCGCCTGTCCCCCGGCCCCGGCCGGCGCACGACCAGCCCATGGCTTTCCAGCCGATCCACCAGCCCCACCGCACTATGGGGCCGGACGCACAGCCGCTCCGCCAGTTCCCCCACCGTGACATGGTCACGACCGGGGAAACCCTTGATGGCCAGCAGGGCCTGGTGCTGCTGCGCCGTCAGGCCCGCCCCCGCCGCCGCATCCTCGCTGAATGACAGGAAGCGCCGCAACAGATGGCGGAATTCCGCCAACAGCACGTAGTCGGCCTTGTCCAAGGCGGGGGTGTCGGCGGGGTTTTGGGGGTGCGTCATGAGGCGGAGTCCGGGCGGCCTTGAAAAATCGACGCCTTTATAAATATCGCAGTACGATATATTAAGGGCGCGAACCGGCGGGAACGCCGGCCCTTCCCTTATAAGCGGTAACGATGATGGCAAGCGATGCGCCGATGACGTCCTCCCGCCCACCTCGGGACATGCCCTGGGTGATTTCAGCGCCGACCGGCGCCTGCCGATGCTGATGGCCATGGCCGTGCTGGTGGGGGCTGCCGGGGCCGGGGCCGCCTGGGTGCTGCTGCGCCTGATCGACCTTGCCACCAACCCTGGCCTATTTCGGCCGGATCAGCGTGGCCCCGGCCCGGCCGGTGGACAGCCCGCTGGGCTGGTGGATGGTCCTGGTCCCGGTCGCGGGCTGCCTGATCATCGGGCTGATGGCGCGCTACGGTTCCGAAAAGATCCGGGGCCACGGCATTCCGGAGGCGATGGAGGCCATCCTGGTGGGCCGCAGCCGCATCCAACCCAAGGTGGCGCTGCTGAAACCGCTGTCGTCCGCCATTTCCATCGGGTCGGGCGGTCCCTTCGGCGCCGAGGGCCCCATCATCATGACCGGCGGGGCCATCGGATCGCTGTTCGCGCAGTTGTTCCACCTGACGGATGCGGAGCGCAAGACCCTGCTGGTGGCGGGTGCGGCCGCAGGCATGAGGGCCACCTTCGGCACACCGGTGGCCGCCATGCTGCTGGCCGTCGAACTGCTGCTGTTCGAATGGAAGCCGCGCAGCTTCATCCCCGTGGCCGTGGCGGCCGCCGTGGCCGCCGCCTGCCGCCCGGCCCTGCTGGGGGCCGGCCCCCTGTTCCCCCTGGCCGACAGCGCGCCCCTGCCGGCCCTGGGCCTGCTGCTGTGCGCCGTGCTGGGTGTGCTGGCCGGCCTGGGATCGGGCGTGCTGACCCGCCTGGTCTATGGGTTCGAGGATTTGTTCGCCCGCCTGCCCCTGCACTGGATGTGGTGGCCCATGATCGGCGGCCTGGCGGTCGGCATCGGCGGCCTGGTCGATCCCCGCGCCCTGGGCGTGGGTTATGAGAACATCGCCGCCTTGCTGCATGCCGGCATGGGCATGGACGACGCCCTGCGCCTGGTGGTGGTCAAGGCGCTGATCTGGGCCATCGCCCTGGGGTCCGGCACCTCCGGCGGGGTGCTGGCGCCCTTGCTGATGATGGGGGGCGCCCTGGGCGCCGTGTTCGGCCTGACCGTCCCTTACGGCACGCCCGGCGACTGGGCCCTGGTGGGCATGGCGGCGATGATGGGCGGCACCATGCGGGCGCCGCTGACCGCCATGATCTTCGCACTGGAACTGTCGCACGACATGGGCGCCCTGCTACCGCTGGCCATCGCCTGCACCCTGTCGCATGGCACCACGGTGCTGCTGCTGAAACGCTCCATCCTGACGGAGAAGGTGGCCCGGCGCGGCCATCACATCGTGCGTGAATACGGGGTCGATCCCTTCGACACCCTGCGTGTCGCCCAGATCATGGTGCGGCGGGTGGACACGCTGGCCAACGGCATGACCTTGGCCGACGCCGCCGCCTTTTTCCTGGACGGCGCCGACCGCCACAAAAGCTATCCCGTCGTGGACCAGGACGGCCGGGTATTGGGTATGGCATCCCGCGCAGACGCCCTGGTCTGGACACGGCAGGCGAATGACGGCCACACCCTGGCCGATCATTGCGCCGACAGCCCGCTGGCCGCCGCCTATGAAGATGAACTGGTCGGCGCCGTGGCCGACCGCATGGCCGACAGCGGCCACGGCCGCCTGCCGGTGCTGGACCGCGATACCGGCGCACTGGTCGGCCTGGTGGCCCGGCGGGACCTGCTGGCCGCCCGCGCACATGGCCAACGCCAGGAACGGGGTCGCGAAGCACTGCTGCGCCCCGGGCGGCGGATCAAACAGGGGGCGTGAGGAAAACTCAGACGGTGAGTTCCACGTGGTGGATCTCGGCGTTCTGCGCCAGCAGCGCCTGTAGGTAGGTTGAGATCTTGCGGGCGCCATCGCTGTTCACCGCCAGGCACTGGCGCAGGGCGTCGGCCAGACGGGCATTCTCCAGCCGCTCGGCATCGCTAAGGCCGGCGTGCTGGGGTGCAAGGTGGTCCACGATGTGGGCCAGTTCCATGCCGGGCTGGGGTTCCGCCATCGGGGCGCCGTCACGCACCAGGCCGCGTAAATTCTGCTGCAGCCGTTCCAGATGGTCGGGCGCCAGGGAGCCGGTGGGGTCGACCTCATCCACGATGTCGTCGAATACCGACCGGCCGTGGCGTTGCCCTTCCTGGGGCTGGCCGTCCCGCTGGCGCCGCCGGTCCTGCTGCCGCGCCTCACGTTCCTTCACCGCGCTCACCCGGTTGACGTTCAGCTGCGCCGCCGGCGGATGGGCGGGGCTGATATCGGGAATGGGGACGGGCGTGACAATCATGATCTCACCACCGTAGCGCGAATCGGAAATGCCGGCAAGATGGCACGGCGATTTCCTCAATAGACACCATGGACTGGGGCAAAATTTTGGCATGCCTGGGCGGCCATCCCCCGCATCCATCACAATCATTGAAAGATCACCAGGCCAAGCGGCACCGTTCTCCATCTGCCGCCAGCCGAAAATGGAAAAACGGATTCATG
The DNA window shown above is from Azospirillaceae bacterium and carries:
- a CDS encoding methyl-accepting chemotaxis protein, which encodes MRIAVLLNAVLGILLAVLVVVLGIATESAYTDYRRAARAARMGDAVGDVFRALQSTRLERGAVKRLIPEKTLASPAAMADVMALRAKSNAAMDEVIAECTVLDCGDGVSAPALKAARKALDEVRAVADAAVAQPQDQRPADLFKNWSAATDALVGKLEQAGTSVGARISHESPAFASLIALKDAAYVTRDTAGLERNLLMFALQGQPYTPAMQIQSAGYRGQLEAGWRLTKALSLREDIPDSVRQAIAAGDAAYFKEVLGLHETIEKAVLAGTPSPVSLDQWMARSNASFEVLAAVSTAALDAADSLAQAQGTAAAVRLAVDGALVVICLLLGAAGMVMVTRRVTGPMTAMTGVMLRVAKGDLAADIPYADNRDEIGDLAGALAIFRDNALERQRLEEAQRQEHEGRERRARAVDALVGEFDRQVQEVLQSVNASSGHLTQIAGALGGMADATSSQVVAAASAAEQTSGNVQTVSAATEEMESSVREIGQQVAHSSAMAARAVGEAAQTNETVASLAEAARRIGDVVKMITDIASQTNLLALNATIEAARAGEAGKGFAVVAHEVKQLAGQTAKATEEIGAQITAIQKATDQAVGAIGTIGHSIRDMSEVSTAIAAAVEEQAAATGEISRNVRQAADATRDVSLNVAEVSAAVGETGRAVSDMHAAAHGLTGDANRLREAVDQFLNGIRAA
- the rpsR gene encoding 30S ribosomal protein S18 codes for the protein MSFTQGNAGPGAGAPRAAGGGGGGRRPFFRRRKTCPFSGPNAPAIDYKDVKLLSRFISERGKIVPSRITAVSAKKQRELARAIKRARFLALLPYIVK
- a CDS encoding chloride channel protein; protein product: MPPTLAYFGRISVAPARPVDSPLGWWMVLVPVAGCLIIGLMARYGSEKIRGHGIPEAMEAILVGRSRIQPKVALLKPLSSAISIGSGGPFGAEGPIIMTGGAIGSLFAQLFHLTDAERKTLLVAGAAAGMRATFGTPVAAMLLAVELLLFEWKPRSFIPVAVAAAVAAACRPALLGAGPLFPLADSAPLPALGLLLCAVLGVLAGLGSGVLTRLVYGFEDLFARLPLHWMWWPMIGGLAVGIGGLVDPRALGVGYENIAALLHAGMGMDDALRLVVVKALIWAIALGSGTSGGVLAPLLMMGGALGAVFGLTVPYGTPGDWALVGMAAMMGGTMRAPLTAMIFALELSHDMGALLPLAIACTLSHGTTVLLLKRSILTEKVARRGHHIVREYGVDPFDTLRVAQIMVRRVDTLANGMTLADAAAFFLDGADRHKSYPVVDQDGRVLGMASRADALVWTRQANDGHTLADHCADSPLAAAYEDELVGAVADRMADSGHGRLPVLDRDTGALVGLVARRDLLAARAHGQRQERGREALLRPGRRIKQGA
- the rplI gene encoding 50S ribosomal protein L9 — its product is MEVILLQRVEKLGRMGEVVSVKPGFARNYLLPQKKALRASKDNLAFFESQKVKLEAQNAERKVEAEALAKKIADLSVIIIRQSGETGILYGSVSARDVAEVVTATGTVIERGQVAIDTPIKTLGLFKVRLVLHPEVSVAITVNVARTTEEAGLQAARGGMVAGRRDDEDEEEEVVEAADEATEETEA
- a CDS encoding MarR family transcriptional regulator; the encoded protein is MTHPQNPADTPALDKADYVLLAEFRHLLRRFLSFSEDAAAGAGLTAQQHQALLAIKGFPGRDHVTVGELAERLCVRPHSAVGLVDRLESHGLVVRRPGPGDRRQVVLSLTPAAEAVLAALSLAHRQEIRRLTPLIRPLFDQLSVQPPSQSDPSV